TTCTAACCTCTGGGTCATGTGGTCGCAACCCGAGCAGGGATCACGAGGGCGTTGGCCCAGTGGCATGGTCAACAGAGACTAAATGGACGCAACTTTGGGCCGTACTTGGGCCTTTCGGCCAAAACGGTACAGAGATCGCCGATTTGGGCAAAAAAAGGGTTAACGCGGGGTTACCGGGGGCGGCTGGGGAGGTCCCGTAGGGTGGGCAAAGGCGCGAAGCGCCGTGCCCACGAGCTGTTCGTACGATGGGGAATGGTGGGGCACGCTTCGCTTTGCCCACCCTACGGCACCGAATCTAACCCGAATCAGCCCAGTTTCCGGCCGATATCGAGGAATTTCTGCCGCCGCTGCTTGCGGATGGCATCGCCGTCCATGCTGCGCAGTTCGTCGAACGCCTTGGCGATGGCCTCGCCCGTGGTGGCGATCATGGCGGCGGCGTCGCGATGGGCGCCGCCGACCGGCTCCTTCAGGATCTGGTCGATCACCCCGAAGCGGAGCATGTCCTGGGCGGTGATCTTCATGTTGTTGGCGGCTTCCTGCGCCTTGGTGCCGTCACGCCAGAGGATGGAGGAGGCGGCCTCCGGCGAGATCACGCTGTAGATCGCGTGCTCCAGCATCAACACCTTGTTGGCGGTGGTGATGGCGATGGCGCCGCCCGACATGCCCTCGCCGGTGATGATGGCGACGTTCGGCACGGTCAGCGCGAGGCACGCATCGGTCGAGCGTGCGATCGCCTCGGCCTGTCCCCGCTCTTCGGCGCCGATGCCGGGATAGGCGCCGGCGGAATCGGCGAGCGACAGCACGGGCAGGCCGAACCGCTCGGCCATCTCCATCAGCCGCACGCATTTGCGATAGCCCTCGGGCCGCGCCATGCCGAAATTGTGCCGGATGCGGCTGTCGGTGGAATCGCCCTTTTCCTGGCCCATGACGCAGATCGGCTCGCCGCGGAAACGGCCGAAGCCGGCGACCAGCGCCTCGTCCTCGCCGAACTTGCGGTCGCCGGCGAGCGGAGTGAATTCGGTGATCAGGCCCTTGATGAAGTCGTTGAAATGCGGCCGCTGCGGATGCCGCGCGACCAGCGTCTTCTGCCACGGCGTCAGGTTCAGATAGAGGTCGGCCAGCGCCTGCGCCGCCTTGTCCTCGATCCGCCCGATCTCCTCGGCGATATCGGTGCCGGAGGCCGCCAGCGTCCGGAGCTCGTCGACCTTGGAGTCGAGCTCGGCGACGGGCTTTTCGAAGTCGAGATAGCTGCGCATCTGGTCTGGCATCAACTCAATATAGGAAGGATCGGGCGAGGCGGCGAAGCGGATTTCGGCTCGATGAGAGAAGTGTAGCTTCTTCAAGGGCTTGACCTGTGCGCTGTCGGAAGCGCGGCAGTTCACTCGAAAGGCCCCGGCTCTTTCTGCGGAGATGTGGCCGAAGTCAAGGCGGTTTCGCTCCCTCCGTTGTCGTCCCCGCGAACGCGGGGACCCATAACCACAGGGAGAAATTTGGCGAAGATTGGCAGTGAACTGATCTTCCCGCGGTACCAACACCGCCCGTTACAGATAGATCACGCGGTATGGGTCCCTGCTTTCGCAGGGACGACAGTCACCTCTCCGCCAGCGGATGCAGATCGCGCACCAGGCTCTTCAGCCGCTCCTCGACCACATGGGTGTAGATCTGCGTGGTCGAGATGTCGGTATGGCCGAGCAGCGTCTGCACGATACGCAAATCGGCGC
The genomic region above belongs to Bradyrhizobium arachidis and contains:
- a CDS encoding acetyl-CoA carboxylase carboxyltransferase subunit alpha; translation: MPDQMRSYLDFEKPVAELDSKVDELRTLAASGTDIAEEIGRIEDKAAQALADLYLNLTPWQKTLVARHPQRPHFNDFIKGLITEFTPLAGDRKFGEDEALVAGFGRFRGEPICVMGQEKGDSTDSRIRHNFGMARPEGYRKCVRLMEMAERFGLPVLSLADSAGAYPGIGAEERGQAEAIARSTDACLALTVPNVAIITGEGMSGGAIAITTANKVLMLEHAIYSVISPEAASSILWRDGTKAQEAANNMKITAQDMLRFGVIDQILKEPVGGAHRDAAAMIATTGEAIAKAFDELRSMDGDAIRKQRRQKFLDIGRKLG